CTCCAGTGGGTTTGCTTCAAACGAGGTGTATTTTTCCTCAAAGTTGACTCCAAGCAGACAAGTCAAATTTGCCCTAACTGTGGAGCGCGTAGCGGAAAAAAACACAGCCAAAACTTACGCACAGACAGGAAAGAAACTGAATTTTTTAACATCAACTCTACCTGGAAACGAGAGTTTTTAGTTAATGAATTCGATTTCTACTGTTCTGAATGTGGATATACAACAGACCGAGATGTCGCTGCTGCTCAAGTAGTCGAGCAACGCGGTCTAGCAGCCGTGGGATACATGGTGAAGGTGCCTGTGGAGGCTAGTGCGTCAGCACTCCGATGAAGCAGGAACTCTCAATCGCGAGGTTGGGATGCTGATACTGTAGGCTATGCTTACAGTGTTGGAGAATGTCACGTAAGGGAAATTCAAGAAGTTAGGAATAAAGCTACGTGTCATATTTTTTTCGTTGAGGTTGTCTAACATTAAAAGTCAATAGTCCACCCAGGATTTTTGACACTTAACCCTTTACTCTTGAGAACCATGACAGATGATTTATGTACGATAAATAAATAGGAAAATGTAATTTATTTTTTTATTTTTTATCAGCCAAAAGCAGTAAATTTATTTCACTAATATATAACTTTTGGATCATTTATTACCCGTGGAATAGGTTTATAGTTAAAAGTGACTATAGGTATTACATATGTTTTTTCTATATGTGTGTAAAACCTATGTAGCTAAATTGAGGGTAACAATTATGTCAGATCAAGTCATTCAATCCAATTTGTTGGAAGAGCTTTCCACAGAGGAGCAAGAGCTTCTATCTGGAGGAAAGCGCGATTATGATTACCCATATGATGGCGGTAGGACTAAGCAGCGTAAGTGCTGGTGTCCCAAGCAGACGGGCTATCCATATCCCGGTATGGGGTATGGGGACGTGAACTAATGTGTTGTTTGTGATAGCGGTTATCGATTGGATGAGAACACCAAAAACCTTGCTATAAAATCATGGGAGCAAAATTTTTGTACCTCACTCAATTGTACAGCGCTATAACCTAAGTTTTCGCGTTCACCTCATGTGGAAAAATCAAGGTGAAACCTAATACCAATTCAAAAAATCTTTGCAACACATCGATAATCTGTAGGGACGCAAGGCCTTGCGCCCCTACCCTATCTGTCCCATTCTTTTTTCAAATTGCTATAATCCCCTTGGGCATGTTTTCAAAGTCTTAGATCCCCCTAAGTCTCCCTTTGAAAGGGGGATTGGGGGGATAACCGTAGTGAAAAATATATTAGGACTTATACACTCGTGATGAAAAATAATCAATACTATAATCATAGCATACCACGAGGAATATTTGTGAAGTTTTTACTATAAATGTTCACTTATTCACTTTACGGCATCTAACCCTTACTCACATGTAAGATTTATGTCAGATGATACCAAGGAATTTCCATATTCGGAAAAATACAACGTTAAAACTAGCAAGTTTTTAACGCCTTTTCAGCGCAAAGTTCTGCTAAAAAATATCCAAGTTAGTTTACCACCAAAATACCATCTTCGGATCGAGATTATGTTGTTGGCAGATCAGGGAAAATCTCCAACCGAAATTTGTCAAATATTGGGTTGTTCCTACCATATGGCGCGATATTGGGTTGGTGTAGCAAAAGCTGGTTTAGCTCATCAATGGGAAGAACAGCCAATCGGTAGACCTAAGAGTGTGAACAAGCAATATCTCGCACGCTTACAAGAATTGGTCAGCCATAGCCCTGGTGAATATGGCTATCCATTTCAACACTGGACAGCGCAATGGTTAAGCCAGCATTTAGCCAGTGAACTGGGAATTAAAATTACCAAACGCCATATCAATCGTCTGCTCAAACAAATGGGGCTATCTACTCAACAACAAAACAATAGCCTCATACAAAAAACTGACGATATCCCAGATTCTGAGATTACAATTTCCGAGTTGCAATTACCCTGTGAGCCTAGTTGTCAATGGTCACTAAATTTCATTAAATGAATTAACAGTCAACAGTTAATAACCATGATTAATATCATGTTCGGTTGATCGCTTAGAAAATGTCATTACGAGCGGTTCGCAATGACAAGTATTTATCCGAATATTTCTGATAATTTTGTTATACATGTGAGTATATGCCATTAAAATTTTTGCATCAACAGTTAGCTGCACCACTCACCCAAACCTTGGGTGTAACTCTTGCAGAACAAGAACTAACAGACTGCTTGAAAACAGTAGAAATTCGTGAACCACAAACAACAAAGCTGTTCTGGGGAGCATTAGATGCAGAACCGGGAATTTATATGGTTTTAACTGGTAAAGTTAGACTGCTGGATACATCGAATAATTTAATTGCTACGTTTTCTAGTACAGGTTCATTTGGTGAAATAACTCTGTTTCCAGAAGCAGAATTTCACCCTTACACTGCCAGAGCTTCTACAAATTTAAGGC
The Gloeotrichia echinulata CP02 DNA segment above includes these coding regions:
- a CDS encoding helix-turn-helix domain-containing protein → MSDDTKEFPYSEKYNVKTSKFLTPFQRKVLLKNIQVSLPPKYHLRIEIMLLADQGKSPTEICQILGCSYHMARYWVGVAKAGLAHQWEEQPIGRPKSVNKQYLARLQELVSHSPGEYGYPFQHWTAQWLSQHLASELGIKITKRHINRLLKQMGLSTQQQNNSLIQKTDDIPDSEITISELQLPCEPSCQWSLNFIK